One window from the genome of Cucumis melo cultivar AY chromosome 12, USDA_Cmelo_AY_1.0, whole genome shotgun sequence encodes:
- the LOC103498221 gene encoding uncharacterized protein LOC103498221 → MMKIPARFQRMAVAFEESSGSEHSPAAESCTDLSDLVKSFMERDYYCEGGDVFDDDGGGAAEKVEDGVDEWSLSEALGKLRRLLGGGESDEEIRRKIVAEAELACRLLEEKPSSSGFKRKLMTHLRKNGYGSGLCKTKWEKFGQFPAGDYEYVDVTVDGNRYIVEVFLVGEFEIARPTSQYVSLLKAFPQIYVGKEEELKKIVKVMCRAMRESIKSKDMHIPPWRRNGYMQAKWFGSYKRTTNEVPSKAPLLLKLGQSQNPFAAKRSSLGFEAKLPLKTYQYCRGEFGRRNNINSNGIKVGHLSAAFDGQGIGML, encoded by the exons atgatgaaaattcCGGCGAGATTTCAGAGGATGGCCGTGGCGTTTGAGGAGAGCAGCGGCAGCGAGCACTCACCCGCGGCAGAGAGTTGCACTGACTTATCGGATCTCGTGAAGTCGTTTATGGAGAGAGATTATTATTGCGAAGGTGGAGATGTTTTTGACGATGATGGTGGAGGTGCGGCGGAGAAAGTGGAAGACGGAGTCGACGAGTGGTCGCTGTCGGAGGCTTTGGGGAAACTGAGAAGGCTGTTGGGCGGCGGAGAAAGTGATGAAGAAATCCGCCGGAAAATTGTGGCTGAAGCTGAGTTGGCTTGCCGGCTACTTGAGGAGAAGCCCTCTTCTTCCGGATTTAAACGTAAATTAATGACTCATCTCCGGAAAAATGGCTATGGTTCCG GCCTATGCAAAACCAAATGGGAAAAATTTGGACAATTTCCAGCTGGAGATTATGAATATGTGGACGTAACTGTTGATGGAAATCGCTACATTGTCGAAGTTTTTCTCGTGGGAGAGTTTGAAATTGCTCGGCCGACGAGTCAATACGTGTCACTTCTAAAAGCTTTCCCTCAAATATATGTTGGGAAAGAAGAAGAGCTGAAGAAGATAGTGAAAGTGATGTGTAGAGCAATGAGAGAGTCAATAAAAAGCAAAGATATGCACATTCCACCATGGAGAAGAAATGGGTATATGCAAGCTAAATGGTTTGGTTCATACAAGAGAACAACAAATGAAGTCCCATCCAAAGCACCATTATTGTTGAAATTAGGTCAAAGTCAAAACCCTTTTGCAGCAAAAAGATCATCGCTTGGGTTTGAAGCCAAATTGCCTCTCAAAACTTACCAATATTGTAGGGGGGAATTTGGTAGAAGAAATAATATTAATAGTAATGGGATTAAAGTTGGCCATTTGAGTGCCGCTTTTGATGGCCAAGGGATTGGAatgttataa